From Yersinia hibernica, a single genomic window includes:
- the der gene encoding ribosome biogenesis GTPase Der, with product MIPVIALVGRPNVGKSTLFNRLTHTRDALVADFPGLTRDRKYGRAEVEGHEFIVIDTGGIDGTEDGVETKMAGQSLLAIEEADIVLFMVDARAGLMPADQGIAQHLRSREKATFLVANKTDGIDPDTATADFYSLGLGEVHAIAASHGRGVTQLIEDVMAPYMDAEEPEAELTEEEANAAYWAAQEADEDEIPADDDEEDDFDPQSLPIKLAIVGRPNVGKSTLTNRILGEDRVVVYDMPGTTRDSIYIPMTRDEREYILIDTAGVRKRGKITEAVEKFSVIKTLQAIEDSNVVLLVIDARDGISDQDLSLLGFILNSGRSLVIAVNKWDGMTEEARAQVKDMLDLRLGFVDFARIHFISALHGSGVGNLFESIQEAYDCSTKRVGTSLLTRIMQMAEEDHQPPLVRGRRVKLKYAHAGGYNPPIVVIHGNQVTDLSDSYKRYLMNYFRRSLKVMGTPIRIQFKEGENPFAGKRNTLTPNQMRKRKRLMSHLKKAK from the coding sequence ATGATACCTGTCATCGCGCTGGTCGGGCGCCCGAATGTGGGTAAATCCACTTTATTTAACCGCTTAACGCACACCCGTGATGCGTTAGTTGCGGATTTTCCCGGGCTAACGCGTGACCGCAAATATGGTCGTGCCGAGGTCGAGGGTCATGAGTTTATTGTTATCGATACCGGAGGTATTGATGGCACAGAAGATGGTGTAGAAACCAAGATGGCGGGTCAATCGTTGCTGGCGATTGAAGAGGCGGATATTGTCCTGTTTATGGTCGATGCGCGTGCCGGGCTGATGCCGGCGGATCAGGGCATTGCCCAGCATCTGCGAAGTCGTGAAAAAGCCACTTTCCTGGTGGCGAACAAAACTGATGGTATTGACCCAGATACTGCTACCGCCGATTTCTATTCATTAGGTTTGGGTGAAGTACATGCTATCGCGGCATCACATGGCCGTGGTGTGACCCAACTGATTGAAGATGTTATGGCACCTTATATGGATGCCGAAGAACCTGAAGCAGAGCTGACTGAAGAGGAAGCTAACGCGGCTTATTGGGCTGCGCAGGAAGCTGACGAAGATGAAATCCCCGCAGATGATGATGAAGAGGATGACTTTGATCCTCAGAGTCTGCCAATCAAGCTGGCAATTGTCGGGCGTCCTAACGTAGGTAAGTCCACACTAACTAACCGCATTCTCGGTGAAGACCGGGTGGTGGTTTATGATATGCCGGGCACCACGCGTGACAGCATTTATATTCCAATGACCCGTGATGAGCGCGAATATATTCTGATTGATACTGCTGGGGTGCGTAAACGCGGCAAAATAACTGAGGCGGTTGAAAAATTCTCAGTTATTAAGACATTACAGGCGATTGAAGATTCCAACGTCGTGCTGTTGGTCATTGATGCCCGTGATGGTATTTCTGATCAAGATTTGTCTCTGCTTGGCTTTATTCTCAATAGTGGGCGCTCACTTGTTATTGCGGTCAACAAATGGGACGGCATGACGGAAGAAGCCCGCGCCCAGGTTAAAGATATGCTCGACCTGCGCCTCGGTTTTGTCGATTTTGCCCGAATTCACTTTATTTCTGCCCTGCATGGCAGTGGTGTCGGCAACCTGTTTGAATCCATTCAGGAGGCTTATGATTGTTCAACCAAGCGAGTGGGGACTTCTTTACTGACCCGCATCATGCAAATGGCAGAAGAAGACCATCAGCCCCCATTGGTGCGTGGCCGTCGTGTGAAACTGAAATATGCTCATGCCGGCGGTTATAACCCACCGATTGTGGTTATCCATGGCAACCAAGTGACTGATTTATCGGATTCTTACAAACGCTATCTGATGAATTACTTCCGCCGTTCACTGAAAGTGATGGGTACGCCGATTCGCATTCAATTTAAAGAGGGTGAGAACCCGTTTGCGGGTAAGCGCAATACTCTGACGCCAAACCAGATGCGGAAACGTAAACGTTTGATGTCGCACCTGAAAAAAGCGAAGTAA
- the bamB gene encoding outer membrane protein assembly factor BamB: protein MQLRKTLLVGLVSVALLSGCSLFNSEEDVVTMSPLPKVENQFTPTKVWSTSVGSGIGDYYSHLRPAWQGTSVFAADRKGLVKAMEVDSGKQIWQTDLSEKTNFLTSNRSAMLSGGVTASGAHVYVGSEKAVVYALNSDDGQVAWQTVVAGEALSRPVVSDGVVLIHTSNGMLQALNESDGAIKWTLNLDTPALSLRGESAPTVAFGAAIVGGDNGRVSAVMLEQGQLIWQQRISQVTGTTEIDRLNDVDTTPVVVDGVVYALAYNGNLTALDLRSGQILWKREMGSVNDIIVDGGRIYLVDQNDRIVALKAEGGITLWSQSDLLHRNLTAPVMYNGYLVVGDAEGYLHWVNTDDGRFVAQQSVDSSGFLSAPVVASDKLLVQAKGGTVYAFTR, encoded by the coding sequence ATGCAATTGCGTAAAACACTCTTAGTAGGACTGGTATCTGTTGCCCTATTGAGTGGTTGTTCACTGTTCAACAGTGAAGAAGATGTGGTTACCATGTCACCACTGCCAAAAGTTGAAAATCAATTCACGCCAACTAAAGTGTGGAGCACGTCTGTGGGAAGTGGCATCGGTGATTATTACTCTCATCTGCGCCCAGCCTGGCAGGGGACTTCGGTGTTTGCCGCCGACCGAAAAGGTCTGGTGAAGGCAATGGAAGTGGATAGCGGTAAGCAAATTTGGCAAACTGATCTGTCCGAGAAAACTAACTTCCTCACCAGCAACCGTTCGGCCATGCTGTCTGGCGGCGTGACAGCCTCAGGCGCACATGTGTATGTCGGTAGTGAGAAAGCCGTAGTTTACGCGCTGAATTCTGATGATGGTCAGGTGGCATGGCAAACTGTGGTTGCGGGCGAAGCCTTGTCCCGCCCAGTTGTCAGTGATGGTGTGGTGCTGATCCACACCTCAAATGGCATGCTGCAAGCGCTGAATGAGTCTGACGGCGCGATTAAGTGGACATTAAACCTGGATACACCTGCATTATCTCTACGTGGTGAATCTGCACCAACGGTTGCATTTGGTGCTGCAATTGTCGGTGGTGATAACGGCCGCGTCAGTGCGGTAATGCTGGAACAGGGGCAGTTGATCTGGCAACAGCGTATTTCCCAAGTGACCGGGACCACTGAAATTGACCGCCTGAATGATGTTGATACCACGCCAGTTGTGGTCGATGGTGTTGTTTATGCTCTTGCATACAACGGTAATCTGACCGCATTGGACCTGCGTTCCGGCCAGATTCTGTGGAAGCGCGAAATGGGCTCAGTCAATGACATCATTGTCGATGGTGGCCGTATTTACCTGGTCGATCAGAATGACCGTATTGTCGCGTTAAAAGCTGAGGGTGGGATAACCCTTTGGAGTCAAAGCGATTTATTACATCGTAACTTGACTGCGCCAGTGATGTATAATGGCTATCTGGTGGTCGGTGATGCCGAGGGTTATCTGCACTGGGTGAATACCGATGATGGCCGTTTTGTTGCTCAACAGAGTGTAGACAGTTCCGGTTTCCTAAGTGCGCCTGTGGTTGCCAGTGATAAGTTGCTGGTTCAGGCAAAAGGCGGCACGGTATACGCGTTCACCCGTTAA
- a CDS encoding YfgM family protein, with translation MEVYTTENDQVDAVRRFFSENGKALAVGVVLGIGALVGWRYWQSHQNTVLTEASSAYQQASNALSANSADGVAIAEKFVQGNKNNYGVLAGLELAHHFVEQNEFDKAAQQLSQALGQTKDENLLSLINLRLARLQLQLKKPDEALKTLDAVQGDGWTAMAQDVRGDALLSKGDTAGARAAYSKGIESNASQALQALLRMKLNNLSS, from the coding sequence GTGGAAGTCTATACCACTGAAAATGACCAGGTTGATGCAGTGCGCCGTTTCTTTAGTGAAAATGGTAAAGCGCTGGCCGTGGGTGTGGTGCTCGGGATTGGTGCATTAGTGGGTTGGCGTTACTGGCAGAGTCATCAAAACACTGTCTTGACGGAAGCCTCCTCTGCCTATCAGCAAGCCAGTAATGCTTTGTCAGCGAACAGCGCTGATGGTGTTGCTATTGCTGAAAAATTTGTTCAGGGCAACAAAAATAACTACGGCGTACTGGCCGGGTTAGAGCTGGCTCACCATTTTGTTGAGCAAAACGAGTTTGATAAAGCAGCACAGCAACTGAGCCAAGCATTGGGTCAGACAAAAGATGAAAACCTGCTGTCGCTGATTAATCTACGTCTTGCTCGTCTGCAACTGCAATTGAAAAAACCAGATGAAGCATTGAAGACACTGGATGCAGTGCAAGGTGACGGCTGGACTGCGATGGCGCAAGATGTCCGTGGCGATGCATTATTAAGCAAAGGTGACACCGCAGGCGCACGTGCCGCTTACAGTAAAGGTATCGAATCAAATGCTTCTCAGGCGTTGCAAGCACTGCTGCGCATGAAATTGAATAATTTGTCCAGCTAA
- the hisS gene encoding histidine--tRNA ligase, giving the protein MAKNIQAIRGMNDYLPADTAIWQRIEGILKQVLAGYGYSEIRMPIVEQTPLFKRAIGEVTDVVEKEMYTFDDRNGESLTLRPEGTAGCVRAGIEHGLLYNQEQRLWYIGPMFRYERPQKGRYRQFHQLGAEVFGLQGPDIDAELILLTARWWRALGISEHVQLELNSIGSLDARADYREALVTFLEQHVDVLDEDCKRRMYSNPLRVLDSKNPDVQLLLNDAPKLSDYLDEESKQHFAGLCELLDQASIPYTVNERLVRGLDYYNRTVFEWVTNSLGAQGTVCAGGRYDGLVEQLGGRATPAVGFAMGLERLVLLVQAVNPEFSVPATVDVYLISSGEGAQSAAMQLAERLRDDLPALKLMTNYGGGNFKKQITRADKWGARVALILGESEVAAQQVVVKDLRNGEQETLAQADVAARLALMLV; this is encoded by the coding sequence GTGGCAAAGAACATTCAAGCCATCCGTGGTATGAACGACTACCTGCCAGCCGATACGGCCATATGGCAGCGTATTGAGGGTATCTTAAAGCAAGTGCTGGCAGGCTACGGCTATAGCGAAATTCGCATGCCGATTGTAGAACAGACCCCGTTATTCAAGCGCGCTATCGGTGAAGTCACCGACGTGGTTGAGAAAGAGATGTATACCTTTGACGATCGCAATGGCGAAAGTCTGACACTGCGCCCGGAAGGCACCGCAGGGTGCGTGCGCGCAGGCATTGAGCATGGTCTGCTGTACAATCAGGAACAGCGTCTGTGGTATATCGGCCCGATGTTTCGCTATGAACGTCCGCAGAAAGGTCGCTATCGTCAATTTCACCAATTAGGTGCTGAAGTTTTCGGTCTGCAAGGGCCTGATATTGATGCGGAATTGATCCTACTGACCGCCCGTTGGTGGCGTGCTTTGGGGATTTCAGAGCATGTACAGCTTGAATTGAACTCTATCGGCTCATTGGATGCTCGCGCAGATTACCGTGAAGCGCTGGTGACTTTCTTGGAACAACATGTTGATGTGCTGGATGAAGATTGTAAGCGCCGCATGTACAGCAACCCATTACGGGTGCTGGATTCCAAGAATCCGGATGTTCAGCTGTTGCTTAATGATGCACCTAAGTTATCTGATTATCTGGATGAAGAATCAAAACAACATTTTGCCGGTTTGTGTGAACTTTTAGACCAGGCCAGTATCCCATATACCGTAAATGAGCGTTTAGTTCGCGGCTTGGATTATTACAACCGCACAGTATTTGAGTGGGTAACCAACAGTTTGGGCGCACAAGGTACTGTCTGTGCTGGCGGGCGTTATGACGGTTTGGTCGAGCAATTAGGCGGTCGTGCCACCCCTGCGGTCGGTTTTGCCATGGGGTTGGAGCGCTTGGTGCTATTGGTGCAGGCCGTTAATCCAGAATTCAGCGTGCCAGCAACTGTTGATGTGTATCTCATTTCTTCGGGTGAGGGGGCGCAAAGTGCCGCGATGCAGTTGGCTGAGCGCTTGCGTGATGATTTACCCGCGCTAAAGTTGATGACTAACTATGGTGGCGGTAATTTCAAAAAACAAATTACTCGTGCTGATAAATGGGGCGCTCGCGTTGCATTAATACTTGGCGAAAGCGAAGTGGCCGCACAGCAAGTGGTCGTGAAAGATTTACGAAATGGTGAACAAGAAACGCTGGCGCAAGCAGATGTTGCTGCGCGTCTGGCTTTGATGTTGGTTTAA
- the ispG gene encoding flavodoxin-dependent (E)-4-hydroxy-3-methylbut-2-enyl-diphosphate synthase: MHNESPIIRRKSTRIYVGKVPIGDGAPIAVQSMTNTKTTDVDATVAQIKALERVGVDIVRVSVPTMDAAEAFKLIKQQSNVPLVADIHFDYRIALKVAEYGVDCLRINPGNIGSEDRIRSVVDCARHHNIPIRIGINGGSLEKDIQEKYGEPTPEALLESAMRHVDILERLNFDQFKVSVKASDVFLAVNSYRLLAKQINNPLHLGITEAGGARSGSVKSAIGLGLLLSEGIGDTLRISLAADPVEEVKVGFDILKSLRIRSRGINFIACPTCSRQEFDVIGTVNALEQRLEDLITPMDVSIIGCVVNGPGEALVSTIGVTGAHNKSGFYEDGVRQKERFDNEKMIDQLEAKIRAKASMLDANNRIVINMLDDK; encoded by the coding sequence ATGCATAACGAATCCCCTATTATCCGCCGTAAATCGACTCGGATTTACGTCGGTAAAGTGCCCATTGGTGATGGTGCGCCGATAGCAGTGCAATCGATGACCAATACGAAGACTACGGATGTCGATGCGACTGTTGCCCAAATTAAGGCATTGGAACGTGTTGGTGTCGATATCGTGCGGGTCTCAGTACCCACTATGGATGCGGCTGAGGCTTTCAAGTTAATCAAACAGCAATCCAATGTGCCGCTGGTTGCCGATATCCACTTTGATTACCGGATTGCGCTGAAAGTCGCGGAATACGGCGTTGATTGCTTGCGAATTAATCCTGGCAATATAGGTTCGGAAGACCGTATTCGCTCTGTGGTTGATTGTGCTCGTCATCACAATATCCCTATCCGCATTGGTATCAATGGTGGGTCGCTGGAGAAAGATATTCAGGAGAAATATGGCGAACCTACGCCGGAAGCCCTGCTTGAATCCGCGATGCGTCATGTTGATATCCTCGAACGTCTTAATTTTGATCAGTTTAAAGTCAGTGTGAAAGCTTCCGATGTTTTCCTGGCGGTTAATTCCTACCGTTTATTAGCCAAACAAATTAATAACCCATTGCATTTGGGGATTACTGAGGCCGGTGGTGCGCGCAGTGGTTCCGTTAAATCGGCTATTGGGTTGGGCTTGTTGCTGTCAGAGGGGATTGGCGACACTTTGCGTATCTCGCTGGCGGCGGATCCGGTGGAAGAAGTTAAAGTAGGCTTTGATATCCTTAAATCGCTGCGAATTCGCTCCCGTGGCATCAACTTTATTGCTTGTCCAACCTGTTCTCGCCAAGAGTTTGATGTTATTGGCACCGTGAATGCGCTGGAGCAGCGGTTAGAAGATCTGATTACTCCCATGGATGTGTCTATCATTGGCTGTGTGGTCAATGGGCCGGGCGAAGCATTGGTGTCGACCATTGGTGTGACAGGTGCACATAACAAAAGTGGTTTCTACGAAGATGGCGTTCGTCAGAAAGAGCGTTTTGATAACGAAAAGATGATTGACCAGTTGGAAGCTAAAATTCGGGCCAAGGCATCTATGCTTGATGCAAATAATCGAATAGTTATCAATATGCTGGATGATAAATAA
- the rodZ gene encoding cytoskeleton protein RodZ, whose amino-acid sequence MNTEASQDQTVPETTGVRLRQARESLGLTQQMVAERLCLKVSTIRDIEEDKAQANLASTFHRGYIRSYAKLVHLPEDELLPMLAKQAPIRAAKVAPMQSFSLGKKHKKRDGWLMSFTWLIVLVVLGLTGAWWWQNHQAQQAEIVTMADQSSAQLSQNGGQSVPLADDNSNAAVAADTTPVANSEPSTPTANGTAPATSSAAPADTANNRTDTTASQGITAADSAVVSPSQAPLPDVSSAQSPLPTAAAGVAGAASSVGSLVMNFTADCWLQVVDASGKTLFSGIQKGGATLNLSGTAPYKLTIGAPSALTITYQGNPVDLSKFIKANRVARLTVGVE is encoded by the coding sequence ATGAATACTGAAGCCTCCCAAGATCAAACTGTTCCAGAGACGACAGGTGTGCGCCTGCGTCAAGCCCGTGAATCACTAGGGCTCACTCAGCAGATGGTTGCAGAACGTCTGTGTCTGAAAGTATCCACAATCCGTGATATTGAGGAGGATAAAGCACAAGCTAATCTCGCCTCGACATTCCACCGTGGTTACATTCGCTCTTACGCTAAATTGGTTCATCTTCCTGAGGATGAACTGCTGCCAATGTTAGCAAAACAAGCACCAATCAGAGCGGCAAAAGTTGCTCCGATGCAAAGCTTCTCATTAGGTAAAAAGCATAAAAAACGTGATGGCTGGTTGATGAGTTTCACCTGGCTTATTGTGTTGGTTGTGTTAGGCCTAACAGGGGCATGGTGGTGGCAAAATCATCAGGCGCAGCAAGCAGAAATAGTCACTATGGCTGATCAATCTTCTGCTCAACTGTCGCAAAATGGTGGGCAATCTGTGCCATTGGCGGATGATAATAGCAATGCTGCTGTAGCTGCGGATACCACTCCGGTTGCGAATAGCGAGCCATCCACGCCAACAGCAAATGGTACTGCGCCTGCGACGAGCAGTGCAGCACCTGCGGATACGGCAAATAATCGTACCGACACCACAGCCTCTCAAGGAATAACTGCAGCGGATTCTGCCGTTGTTTCGCCCAGTCAGGCACCTTTGCCTGATGTTTCTAGCGCGCAATCCCCCTTACCTACAGCAGCTGCTGGAGTGGCAGGGGCTGCATCATCAGTCGGCTCATTAGTGATGAACTTCACTGCTGACTGTTGGTTGCAAGTTGTTGATGCAAGTGGGAAAACATTATTTAGCGGTATCCAAAAAGGGGGCGCGACCCTAAATCTATCAGGGACAGCGCCCTATAAACTGACCATTGGTGCACCTAGCGCATTAACGATTACTTATCAGGGTAACCCAGTAGATTTGAGTAAGTTTATTAAGGCTAATCGCGTAGCCCGCCTGACTGTCGGTGTAGAGTAA
- the pilW gene encoding type IV pilus biogenesis/stability protein PilW, translated as MKLTKLWRVCLMATILTGCSGSSPEKVSQPAAGQTRLQLGLEYLAQGDLNAARQNLEKAVTADPQDYRAQLGMAFYEQRIGENAAAEQRYQQAMKLAPGNGTVLNNYGAFLCSLGQYIPAQQQFSAALLSPDYGQVADSLENAGYCFLRANQNEQARVLLSRALKYDPDKGEPLLAEAQRYFGEGNRAQAQLLLDVYQHILPASAESLWLQIRFAALAGRQDSVQRYGKQLARSFPQSKQYQHFLANEY; from the coding sequence ATGAAGCTGACTAAACTGTGGAGAGTTTGCCTGATGGCCACGATTTTGACTGGCTGCTCCGGTTCATCGCCGGAAAAAGTGAGTCAACCCGCCGCCGGGCAAACGCGATTACAACTGGGTTTAGAATATCTGGCGCAAGGTGATTTGAATGCTGCGCGGCAGAATCTTGAGAAGGCTGTAACCGCGGATCCACAGGATTATCGCGCTCAATTGGGTATGGCATTTTATGAACAGCGCATTGGCGAAAACGCGGCGGCAGAGCAGCGTTATCAGCAAGCGATGAAACTGGCTCCGGGAAATGGCACGGTATTGAATAATTACGGTGCGTTTCTGTGTAGTTTAGGGCAGTATATACCGGCTCAACAACAGTTTAGCGCAGCGCTGCTGTCACCCGATTACGGTCAGGTTGCAGATAGTCTGGAAAACGCGGGATATTGCTTTTTGCGGGCGAATCAAAATGAGCAGGCCCGGGTGCTTTTAAGCCGGGCACTGAAGTATGATCCGGACAAAGGTGAGCCGCTGCTTGCAGAAGCTCAACGGTATTTTGGAGAAGGGAATCGCGCTCAGGCGCAACTATTACTGGATGTTTATCAACATATACTGCCAGCCAGTGCTGAAAGTTTATGGTTACAAATTCGTTTCGCCGCGCTAGCAGGCCGTCAAGATAGTGTACAACGCTATGGCAAGCAGCTTGCGCGAAGTTTTCCACAATCCAAACAGTACCAGCATTTTCTAGCTAATGAATACTGA